From one Desulfocurvus vexinensis DSM 17965 genomic stretch:
- a CDS encoding iron ABC transporter permease gives MAPGGRWRLGPLAALLGAASAASLAAACLCGPLPIPAGEALAHLGAALGLPVGQGLDPAHGVVVVDIRLSRACLAWLTGAALAMAGTVFQGILHNPLADPFTIGVSTGAAFGASLALFFGLAALPVWAGVGLLPVAAMAGAFAALGAVIALGRVGGRLRRETVVLAGIVVATFLGALISLLKALDEESVASIVFWVMGSLQGRGWAHVGFALPYFLTGGLLVVAWARQLDLLSLGDAQARALGLDADRARLALLLAASLLTGAAVSVSGVVGFVGLVAPHLVRLALGAEHRPLAVVSALAGGLLLLWSDVAARMVLPHGQELPVGVVTALLGGPFFCLVLRRRARGGGL, from the coding sequence ATGGCCCCGGGCGGGCGCTGGCGGCTGGGGCCGCTGGCGGCGCTGCTCGGGGCTGCGTCCGCCGCCTCGCTGGCGGCGGCCTGCCTGTGCGGGCCGCTGCCCATCCCGGCGGGCGAGGCGCTGGCCCATCTGGGCGCGGCCCTGGGCCTGCCCGTGGGCCAGGGCCTGGACCCGGCCCACGGCGTGGTGGTGGTGGACATCCGCCTCTCGCGGGCCTGCCTGGCCTGGCTGACCGGGGCGGCCCTGGCCATGGCGGGCACGGTGTTCCAGGGCATCCTGCACAACCCGCTGGCCGACCCGTTCACCATCGGCGTGTCCACCGGGGCGGCCTTCGGGGCCTCCCTGGCGCTGTTTTTCGGGCTGGCGGCGCTGCCCGTGTGGGCCGGGGTGGGGCTGTTGCCCGTGGCGGCCATGGCCGGGGCCTTCGCGGCCCTGGGCGCGGTCATCGCCCTGGGCCGCGTGGGCGGGCGGCTGCGCCGCGAAACCGTCGTCCTGGCGGGCATCGTGGTGGCCACGTTCCTGGGCGCGCTCATCTCGCTGCTCAAGGCCCTGGACGAGGAGTCCGTGGCCAGCATCGTGTTCTGGGTCATGGGCTCGCTGCAGGGGCGCGGCTGGGCCCATGTGGGCTTCGCCCTGCCGTATTTCCTGACGGGCGGGTTACTGGTCGTGGCCTGGGCCCGCCAGCTCGACCTGCTCTCCCTGGGCGACGCCCAGGCCCGGGCTCTGGGCCTGGACGCCGACCGTGCGCGGCTGGCGCTGCTGCTGGCGGCCAGCCTGCTCACGGGGGCGGCGGTGTCCGTGTCCGGGGTGGTGGGCTTCGTGGGGCTGGTGGCGCCGCATCTGGTGCGCCTGGCCCTGGGCGCGGAGCACCGGCCGCTGGCCGTGGTCTCGGCCCTGGCCGGGGGGCTGCTCCTGCTGTGGTCCGACGTGGCGGCGCGCATGGTGCTGCCCCACGGGCAGGAGCTGCCCGTGGGCGTGGTCACGGCGCTGCTCGGCGGGCCGTTTTTCTGCCTGGTGCTGCGGCGCCGGGCGCGCGGGGGCGGGCTGTGA
- a CDS encoding sirohydrochlorin cobaltochelatase: MRSVLCRRPGLPGLLLALVTTLTVALFGAVSAFAGHATPARDKPAILLVAFGTSVPEARKAFDDMDAAAREAFPDMAVHWAFTSNIIREKLAAEGQQTDSVPVALARMLDAGVTRVAVQSLHAIPGEEFHEKLVRVVRGFGGEGFKKLTIGQPLMSSDEDMAAVADALLATFGPQRAKGEALVFMGHGTHHPANIYYPGLQWYLDQRDPLALVGTVEGTPGLEWVVARLKEKGATRALLVPLMSVAGDHARNDMAGDEQDSWKSVLAAQGIAARPVLQGLAEFAPFRALWLNHLRQAVAELDEE, encoded by the coding sequence ATGCGATCTGTCCTTTGCCGCCGTCCGGGCCTGCCCGGGCTGCTGCTGGCCCTTGTCACGACCCTGACCGTGGCGCTTTTCGGCGCCGTGTCCGCCTTTGCCGGGCACGCCACCCCGGCCCGGGACAAACCCGCCATCCTGCTCGTGGCCTTCGGCACCTCGGTGCCCGAGGCGCGCAAGGCCTTCGACGACATGGACGCCGCCGCGCGCGAGGCCTTCCCGGACATGGCCGTCCACTGGGCCTTCACGTCCAACATCATCCGCGAAAAACTGGCTGCCGAGGGTCAGCAGACCGATTCGGTGCCCGTGGCCCTGGCCAGGATGCTCGACGCGGGCGTGACCCGCGTGGCCGTGCAGTCGCTGCACGCCATCCCCGGCGAAGAGTTCCACGAGAAGCTTGTGCGCGTGGTCCGGGGCTTTGGCGGCGAAGGGTTCAAAAAGCTGACCATCGGCCAGCCGCTGATGAGCAGCGACGAGGACATGGCCGCCGTGGCCGACGCGCTGCTGGCGACCTTCGGCCCGCAGCGCGCCAAGGGCGAGGCCCTGGTGTTCATGGGCCACGGCACGCACCACCCGGCCAACATCTACTACCCGGGCCTGCAATGGTACCTGGACCAGCGCGACCCCCTGGCCCTGGTGGGCACCGTGGAAGGCACCCCGGGCCTGGAGTGGGTCGTGGCCCGGCTCAAGGAAAAGGGCGCCACCAGGGCGCTGCTGGTGCCGCTGATGTCCGTTGCCGGCGACCACGCGCGCAACGACATGGCCGGCGACGAGCAGGACTCCTGGAAATCCGTGCTGGCGGCCCAGGGCATCGCCGCGCGGCCCGTGCTCCAGGGGTTGGCCGAGTTCGCGCCCTTCCGCGCGCTGTGGCTGAACCACCTGCGCCAGGCCGTGGCCGAGCTGGACGAGGAGTAG
- a CDS encoding ABC transporter ATP-binding protein, with protein sequence MIRAEAVCCGYGRVEVLHGVSLDVPCGGVTGLLGPNGSGKTTLVLALAGVLPLSGGRVAVAGADEAARADMHALPARRRAQLVACVPQRLDMAFALRCSTLVLMGRFAHTSALAEPGEADRRIAREAMRATGVEHLWDRPADAVSGGELQRVLLARALAQQAPAMLLDEPSASLDLAAAIRLFDLLRALAGQGRAVLCAMHDLNLAALYCDALVFLKDGRVAAAGPVKDVFHERTLSDIYGTDIRVGAHPLTGAPQAHFVPGAGPGAGPGGAAGGGPGPGGDHGR encoded by the coding sequence GTGATCCGCGCCGAGGCCGTGTGCTGCGGCTATGGCCGGGTGGAGGTGCTCCACGGCGTATCCCTGGACGTGCCCTGTGGCGGCGTCACCGGGCTGCTGGGCCCCAACGGCAGCGGCAAGACCACCCTGGTGCTGGCCCTGGCCGGGGTGCTGCCCTTGTCGGGCGGGCGGGTGGCCGTGGCGGGGGCGGACGAAGCCGCCCGGGCGGACATGCACGCCCTGCCCGCGCGGCGCCGCGCGCAGCTTGTGGCCTGCGTGCCCCAGCGGCTGGACATGGCCTTTGCCCTGCGCTGCTCGACCCTGGTGCTCATGGGCCGCTTCGCCCACACCTCGGCCCTGGCCGAACCCGGCGAGGCCGACCGCCGCATCGCCCGCGAGGCCATGCGCGCCACGGGGGTGGAGCACCTGTGGGACCGCCCGGCGGACGCGGTGTCCGGCGGGGAGCTGCAACGGGTGCTGCTGGCCCGGGCCCTGGCCCAGCAGGCCCCGGCCATGCTGCTGGACGAGCCCTCGGCCAGCCTGGACCTGGCCGCGGCCATCCGGCTGTTCGACCTGCTGCGGGCGCTGGCCGGGCAGGGCCGGGCGGTGCTGTGCGCCATGCACGATTTGAATCTCGCGGCGCTGTACTGCGACGCGCTGGTGTTTCTCAAGGACGGGCGCGTGGCCGCCGCAGGCCCGGTGAAGGACGTATTCCATGAACGGACGCTTTCGGACATCTACGGCACGGACATCCGCGTGGGGGCCCACCCGCTCACCGGCGCGCCCCAGGCCCATTTCGTTCCCGGGGCTGGCCCTGGGGCTGGCCCTGGCGGCGCTGCTGGCGGCGGCCCCGGCCCGGGCGGAGATCACGGTCGTTGA
- a CDS encoding undecaprenyl-diphosphate phosphatase codes for MESLFTALILGLVEGLTEFLPVSSTGHLILAGHLLGFTGEKAATFEVVIQLGAILAVVVLYFDRFTGLLRTDPARAFSGPRGLWMLFLTSLPASVAGLLLHGAIKEHLFGPQTVAWALAGGALAILAVEALPRRERVTRLDQLTPALALGIGMFQCLALWPGFSRSAATIMGGMLLGARRGVAAEYSFIAAVPIMVAATGYDMLKNHGLFTLADLPFLTVGFVVSFLSAWAAVRLFIGLLARMTLRPFAVYRLALAAMVLVLLVD; via the coding sequence ATGGAATCCCTGTTCACCGCGCTCATCCTGGGCCTCGTCGAGGGGCTCACCGAATTCCTGCCCGTGTCCTCCACCGGGCACCTGATCCTGGCCGGGCACCTGCTGGGCTTCACCGGCGAAAAGGCCGCGACCTTCGAGGTGGTCATCCAGCTCGGGGCGATCCTGGCCGTGGTGGTGCTGTATTTCGACCGCTTCACGGGGCTTTTGCGTACCGACCCCGCCCGGGCCTTTTCCGGCCCCCGGGGGCTGTGGATGCTGTTCCTGACCAGCCTGCCCGCCAGCGTGGCCGGGCTGCTGCTGCACGGGGCCATCAAGGAGCACCTCTTCGGCCCGCAGACCGTGGCCTGGGCCCTGGCCGGGGGCGCGCTGGCCATCCTGGCCGTGGAGGCCCTGCCCCGGCGCGAGCGCGTGACCCGGCTGGACCAGCTGACCCCGGCCCTGGCCCTGGGCATCGGCATGTTCCAGTGCCTGGCGCTGTGGCCGGGCTTCTCGCGCTCGGCGGCAACCATCATGGGCGGCATGCTGCTGGGCGCGCGGCGCGGCGTGGCCGCCGAGTATTCCTTCATCGCCGCCGTGCCGATCATGGTCGCCGCCACGGGCTACGACATGCTCAAGAACCACGGCCTGTTCACCCTGGCCGACCTGCCCTTCCTGACCGTGGGCTTCGTGGTCTCGTTCCTGTCGGCCTGGGCGGCGGTGCGCCTGTTCATCGGCCTGCTGGCGCGCATGACCCTGCGGCCCTTCGCGGTCTACCGGCTGGCATTGGCGGCCATGGTGCTGGTATTGCTGGTGGATTGA
- a CDS encoding ABC transporter substrate-binding protein: MRLQAPARRIVALYGAFNEILVEMGLGGRIVARTVADADLPAVAALPSIGTHMRPNLEMVLGLGPDLVVQMSARAGASEPVEALRRHGIPVAEFNPGSFAELFAAIEAVGALTGEPGAAGALIARMRARLEGVARCLDGAEPRPRVFFEVRAQALLAAGAGGIVDDVIRHAGGVNAVTEAKRLVHLGEEALYGLDPDVYVVQRGPMNEAPLPVGQRPLLARLRAVGQGRVLEVDERLFSRPGPRSVLAVEALARFLYPERMKECQLQ; encoded by the coding sequence GTGCGCCTGCAGGCCCCGGCGCGGCGCATCGTGGCCCTGTACGGCGCGTTCAACGAGATCCTTGTGGAAATGGGCCTTGGCGGGCGCATCGTGGCCCGCACCGTGGCCGACGCGGACCTGCCCGCAGTGGCGGCCCTGCCCAGCATCGGCACGCACATGCGGCCCAACCTGGAGATGGTCCTTGGCCTTGGGCCGGACCTGGTGGTGCAGATGAGCGCGCGGGCCGGGGCCTCGGAGCCCGTGGAAGCCCTGCGGCGCCACGGGATTCCCGTGGCCGAGTTCAACCCCGGGAGCTTCGCGGAGCTGTTCGCGGCCATCGAGGCCGTGGGCGCGCTCACGGGCGAGCCCGGGGCCGCCGGGGCGCTCATTGCGCGGATGCGCGCGCGGCTGGAGGGCGTTGCCCGCTGCCTGGACGGGGCCGAACCCCGGCCCAGGGTATTCTTCGAGGTCCGCGCCCAGGCCCTGCTGGCGGCGGGGGCCGGGGGCATCGTGGACGACGTGATCCGCCACGCGGGCGGGGTCAACGCCGTGACCGAGGCCAAGCGGCTGGTGCACCTGGGCGAGGAGGCCCTCTACGGACTGGACCCGGATGTGTATGTGGTCCAGCGCGGGCCGATGAACGAGGCCCCGCTGCCCGTGGGCCAGCGGCCCCTGCTGGCCCGGCTGCGCGCCGTGGGCCAGGGGCGGGTGCTGGAAGTGGACGAACGGTTGTTTTCGCGCCCCGGGCCGCGCTCGGTGCTGGCCGTGGAGGCCCTGGCGCGGTTTCTGTATCCCGAACGCATGAAGGAATGTCAGCTGCAATGA
- a CDS encoding LptF/LptG family permease, with translation MRPKVLHRYLLRQNLFYLLSTLVVGTALYLMSDLFDRLDDFMEAGLGLGVALRYFAVKIPLIVSQIMPAVFLVSVVVQLCLMARSRELLALRSGGVSLASLTVFVVLYSLVWCLGQLLFSQFVGVYGEREAARIWSEQVRGNLAEKKVLSGVWFKDGDSIVELDRLWPARGEAQGVTVFEMTGDRQAVTRILTAKRADAAPGDWRLYDVRELHPGDFSVTAMDELALPFQQNPATFLHVAPGVDPSRLPMWTLARVIGELDAAGSNVERLLTTWHMKWAYAFSVLAMGLIALAMVTLFENVYLNVALSLVVTFAYYAVFMIGVTLGQKGMLPPWLGAWLGNVIFYALAGGRLAWTVWPHRPGAAA, from the coding sequence ATGCGTCCTAAGGTCCTGCACCGCTACCTGCTGCGCCAGAACCTGTTCTACCTGCTCTCCACCCTGGTGGTCGGCACCGCGCTGTACCTGATGAGCGACCTGTTCGACCGCCTGGACGACTTCATGGAGGCCGGGCTGGGCCTGGGGGTGGCGCTGCGCTATTTCGCGGTCAAGATTCCGCTCATCGTCTCGCAGATCATGCCCGCCGTATTCCTGGTTTCGGTGGTGGTGCAGCTGTGTCTCATGGCCCGCAGCCGCGAGCTGCTGGCCCTGCGTTCGGGGGGCGTGTCCCTGGCGTCGCTGACCGTGTTCGTGGTCCTGTATTCGCTGGTCTGGTGCCTGGGGCAGCTGCTGTTCTCGCAGTTCGTGGGCGTCTACGGCGAGCGCGAGGCCGCGCGCATCTGGTCCGAGCAGGTGCGCGGCAACCTGGCGGAGAAAAAAGTCCTGTCCGGGGTCTGGTTCAAGGACGGCGACAGCATCGTGGAACTGGACCGCCTGTGGCCCGCGCGCGGCGAGGCCCAGGGGGTGACGGTCTTCGAGATGACCGGCGACCGTCAGGCCGTGACGCGCATCCTTACCGCCAAGCGCGCCGACGCCGCCCCGGGCGACTGGCGGCTGTACGACGTGCGCGAGCTGCACCCCGGCGATTTCAGCGTGACGGCCATGGACGAGCTGGCCCTGCCGTTCCAGCAGAATCCGGCGACCTTCCTGCACGTCGCGCCGGGGGTGGACCCCTCGCGGCTGCCCATGTGGACGCTGGCGCGGGTCATCGGCGAGCTGGACGCGGCGGGCTCCAACGTCGAGCGCCTGCTGACCACATGGCACATGAAATGGGCCTACGCCTTCAGCGTGCTGGCCATGGGCCTCATCGCCCTGGCCATGGTCACGCTGTTCGAGAACGTCTACCTCAACGTGGCCCTGTCGCTGGTGGTCACCTTCGCCTACTACGCGGTGTTCATGATCGGCGTGACCCTGGGCCAGAAGGGCATGCTGCCGCCCTGGCTGGGCGCGTGGCTGGGCAACGTCATCTTCTACGCCCTGGCGGGCGGGCGCCTGGCCTGGACGGTCTGGCCGCACCGGCCCGGGGCGGCGGCGTAG
- the cobI gene encoding precorrin-2 C(20)-methyltransferase, whose translation MNGYGILYGVGTGPGDPELLTLKAVRVLGTVDRVYAARSSGNAHSVSYGIVRPHLRPGTQVTPLAFPMTRDQGALDAAWADNAARVLADLRAGLSVAFLTLGDPLTYSTFGYLLRTLRAMDPEVPAQVVPGITSYHAAAAAAGVVIAEGEETLAVVSGARGGQRLREAAQAADSFVVLKAYKQYADLTRTLDELGLRERAVLVSNCGHDAQTITPTPDPGADAPGYFSLVLARKA comes from the coding sequence ATGAACGGTTACGGCATCTTGTACGGCGTGGGCACCGGCCCTGGCGACCCCGAACTGCTGACCCTCAAGGCCGTGCGCGTGCTGGGCACGGTGGACCGCGTGTACGCGGCGCGCTCCAGCGGCAACGCGCATTCGGTGTCCTACGGCATCGTGCGCCCGCACCTGCGCCCGGGCACGCAGGTCACGCCCCTGGCCTTTCCCATGACCCGCGACCAGGGCGCCCTGGACGCCGCCTGGGCCGACAACGCCGCGCGGGTGCTGGCCGACCTGCGCGCCGGGCTGTCCGTGGCCTTCCTGACCCTGGGCGACCCGCTGACGTACAGCACCTTCGGCTATCTGCTGCGCACCCTGCGGGCCATGGACCCCGAAGTGCCCGCGCAGGTCGTGCCCGGTATCACATCCTACCACGCGGCGGCTGCTGCGGCGGGGGTGGTCATCGCCGAGGGCGAGGAGACCCTGGCCGTGGTCTCGGGCGCCAGAGGCGGCCAGCGCCTGCGCGAGGCCGCCCAGGCGGCGGACAGCTTCGTGGTCCTCAAGGCCTACAAGCAGTACGCGGACCTGACCCGGACCCTGGACGAGCTGGGCCTGCGTGAGCGCGCCGTACTGGTCAGCAACTGCGGCCACGACGCCCAGACCATCACCCCCACCCCGGACCCCGGGGCGGACGCGCCGGGGTACTTCTCGCTGGTGCTGGCGCGCAAGGCATAG
- a CDS encoding type II 3-dehydroquinate dehydratase, which produces MARYDILVLNGPNLGHLGQRQPEIYGHQGMDAVPGLVRTLLGPAADEVALHFDQHNGEGQLIDRLERARAEGIHGVVLNAGAYTHTSLALADCLAWIGVPAVEVHLSNVWARPEAVRHHSHMARCVVGVIAGFGIDSYALGVAALVRHLKSTPTK; this is translated from the coding sequence ATGGCCAGATACGACATCCTGGTGCTCAACGGCCCGAACCTGGGCCACCTGGGCCAGCGCCAGCCCGAAATCTACGGCCACCAGGGCATGGACGCCGTGCCCGGGCTGGTGCGTACGCTGCTGGGCCCCGCCGCCGACGAGGTGGCGCTACACTTCGACCAGCACAACGGCGAAGGCCAGCTCATCGACCGCCTGGAGCGGGCGCGGGCCGAGGGCATCCACGGCGTGGTACTCAACGCGGGCGCCTACACCCACACCAGCCTGGCCCTGGCCGACTGCCTGGCCTGGATCGGCGTGCCCGCCGTGGAGGTTCACCTCTCCAACGTCTGGGCGCGGCCCGAGGCCGTGCGGCACCACAGCCACATGGCCCGCTGCGTGGTCGGCGTCATCGCCGGGTTCGGCATCGATTCCTACGCCCTGGGCGTGGCCGCCCTGGTGCGCCATCTCAAATCAACCCCAACCAAGTAG
- the yihA gene encoding ribosome biogenesis GTP-binding protein YihA/YsxC — translation MELERTVYLLNQLEPMPAPQIALAGRSNVGKSSLVNALAGRRKLAKISSTPGKTQSLNFYKVAPWGFYLVDLPGYGYARVSKTERAKWGKLIDAYIQGNPWLRAVAVLLDARHPPQKNDMELIGYIQGKGVAVLPVLTKADKTRQRDREAVRKQWALLLDSEKPLATSSETGLGIEALWGALREVALGPQVDGEDAPAAPAPEPNAS, via the coding sequence ATGGAACTGGAACGTACCGTCTACCTGCTCAACCAGCTCGAGCCCATGCCCGCGCCGCAGATCGCCCTGGCCGGGCGCTCCAACGTGGGCAAATCCTCGCTGGTCAACGCCCTGGCCGGGCGGCGCAAGCTGGCCAAGATCAGCTCGACCCCCGGCAAGACCCAGAGCCTGAACTTCTACAAGGTCGCCCCCTGGGGCTTCTATCTGGTGGACCTGCCCGGCTACGGCTACGCGCGGGTGAGCAAGACCGAGCGCGCCAAGTGGGGCAAGCTCATCGACGCCTACATCCAGGGCAACCCCTGGCTGCGCGCCGTGGCCGTGCTGCTCGACGCCCGCCACCCCCCGCAGAAAAACGACATGGAGCTCATCGGCTACATCCAGGGCAAGGGCGTGGCCGTGCTGCCCGTGCTGACCAAGGCCGACAAGACCCGCCAGCGCGACCGCGAGGCCGTGCGCAAGCAGTGGGCCCTGCTGCTGGACAGCGAAAAGCCCCTGGCCACCTCCAGCGAGACGGGCCTGGGCATCGAGGCCTTGTGGGGCGCGTTGCGCGAGGTCGCCCTGGGGCCGCAGGTGGACGGCGAAGACGCGCCAGCGGCCCCTGCTCCGGAGCCGAACGCCTCCTGA
- the efp gene encoding elongation factor P, which yields MIATSEFKNGMKIEIDGVPYEIIEHQHHKPGKGGAVMRTRLRNLLNGRVIDNTMRSGEKVNKPDLETRTMQYLYQAGDDFVFMDMTSYEQTEIPASVCGAKGGFLVESSEVKVLLYNGAPLDIDIPASVVMEITECEPGVKGDTVSGATKPAKLSSGVVVQVPLFVEQGERIKVDTRTASYISRDK from the coding sequence ATGATCGCCACCAGCGAGTTCAAGAACGGCATGAAGATCGAGATCGACGGCGTGCCGTATGAAATCATCGAACACCAGCACCACAAGCCCGGCAAGGGCGGCGCCGTCATGCGCACCCGGCTGCGCAACCTGCTCAACGGCCGGGTTATCGACAACACCATGCGCTCGGGGGAGAAGGTCAACAAGCCCGACCTGGAAACCCGGACCATGCAATATCTCTATCAGGCCGGCGACGACTTCGTGTTCATGGACATGACCAGCTACGAGCAGACCGAAATCCCGGCCTCGGTGTGCGGGGCCAAGGGCGGCTTCCTGGTGGAAAGCTCCGAGGTCAAGGTGCTGCTGTACAACGGCGCGCCCCTGGACATCGACATCCCGGCCTCGGTGGTCATGGAGATCACCGAGTGCGAGCCCGGGGTCAAGGGCGACACCGTGAGCGGCGCCACCAAGCCCGCCAAGCTCTCCTCGGGGGTGGTGGTCCAGGTGCCGCTGTTCGTGGAGCAGGGCGAGCGCATCAAGGTCGATACGCGCACCGCCAGCTACATCAGCCGCGATAAATAG
- the lptF gene encoding LPS export ABC transporter permease LptF produces the protein MFVELASVFALCAGSLLTLLLIGRMLQLRELLLSQDLALWDMVCMFAYLSPFFLLLLIPIACMLAVFLTFLRMGTDLESVALRASGVSLYQMLPAPLVFCALCMAGACAVSFWGLSWGMENFRATVLDLARTRTQLVLQGGVFNRDFPGLTVYAQQADPVRGELHTVFVQDRTRENITATILAPTGNVHTDTDKGEIVFRLQNGRIYRQETAGLSVVGFDSYVVRMDLSRLLSGYDLGAVRPKEMSWKRLHELRATPDTIQDESGTTLRKVEVEIHKRLALPAACVVLGLFALPMAASFGGLNRQWGLLLALGFFLFYYTLLSLGLSLGETGVLPPVVGLWLPNVLFLAAGLTGLVQAARERGLDIAGRLAHLRAWGGRAAGEDGHAS, from the coding sequence ATTTTCGTCGAGCTGGCCAGCGTCTTCGCCCTGTGCGCGGGGTCGCTGCTTACGCTGCTGCTCATCGGCCGCATGCTCCAGCTGCGCGAACTGCTGTTGTCCCAGGACCTGGCGCTGTGGGACATGGTCTGCATGTTCGCCTACCTGTCGCCGTTCTTCCTGCTGCTGCTCATCCCCATCGCCTGCATGCTGGCCGTGTTCCTGACCTTCCTGCGCATGGGTACGGACCTGGAGTCCGTGGCCCTGCGGGCCTCGGGGGTCAGCCTGTACCAGATGCTGCCCGCGCCGCTGGTGTTCTGCGCGCTGTGCATGGCGGGAGCCTGCGCGGTGTCCTTCTGGGGCCTGTCGTGGGGCATGGAGAACTTCCGGGCCACGGTGCTCGACCTGGCGCGCACCAGGACCCAGCTCGTGCTCCAGGGCGGAGTGTTCAACCGCGATTTCCCGGGCCTGACGGTCTACGCCCAGCAGGCCGACCCCGTGCGGGGCGAGCTGCACACCGTCTTCGTGCAGGACCGCACCCGCGAGAACATCACCGCCACCATCCTGGCCCCCACCGGCAACGTGCACACCGACACGGACAAGGGCGAGATCGTCTTTCGCCTGCAAAACGGCAGGATCTACCGCCAGGAGACGGCGGGGCTTTCCGTGGTCGGCTTCGACTCCTACGTGGTGCGCATGGATCTGTCGCGGCTGCTGTCAGGCTACGACCTGGGCGCCGTGCGGCCCAAGGAGATGAGCTGGAAACGGCTGCACGAACTGCGCGCCACCCCCGATACCATCCAGGACGAAAGCGGCACGACCCTGCGCAAGGTCGAGGTGGAGATCCACAAACGCCTGGCTCTGCCCGCCGCGTGCGTCGTGCTCGGGCTGTTCGCCCTGCCCATGGCCGCCAGCTTCGGCGGGCTGAACCGTCAGTGGGGGCTGCTGCTGGCCCTGGGGTTCTTCCTGTTCTATTACACGCTGTTGTCCCTGGGGCTGTCCCTGGGCGAAACGGGCGTGCTGCCGCCGGTGGTCGGGCTGTGGCTGCCCAACGTGCTGTTCCTGGCCGCCGGGCTCACGGGGCTGGTGCAGGCCGCGCGCGAGCGCGGGCTGGACATCGCCGGGCGCCTGGCCCACCTGCGCGCCTGGGGGGGCCGGGCGGCGGGGGAGGACGGCCATGCGTCCTAA
- a CDS encoding amphi-Trp domain-containing protein, whose protein sequence is MGRETRLFKTQERKSRQEAAAFLRQLADRLDGDGIVLRQGTQEIRLQPPAWLTLEVQVEDEDKGARGVQHSLEVELKWFDGDEQAGEGGGLELG, encoded by the coding sequence ATGGGCCGGGAAACGCGACTGTTCAAGACCCAGGAACGCAAGAGCCGCCAGGAGGCCGCCGCCTTCCTGCGCCAGCTGGCCGACCGGCTGGACGGGGACGGGATCGTCCTGCGCCAGGGCACGCAGGAAATCCGCCTGCAACCGCCCGCGTGGCTGACCCTCGAAGTGCAGGTGGAGGACGAGGACAAGGGCGCCCGCGGCGTGCAGCACAGCCTGGAAGTGGAACTCAAGTGGTTCGACGGCGACGAACAGGCCGGGGAGGGCGGCGGCCTGGAGCTGGGCTGA